One genomic window of Polyangium aurulentum includes the following:
- a CDS encoding STAS domain-containing protein, producing MEQGVSGALRLEALSALFPFHVAADLELRICSVGPSLAKICPSVAPERHAAECLRLVRPRVPLEIAHLQGKPRGLVLIETLAERVALRGQIVIDEPQGVVLFAVAPRVLETADIAALGLSLHDFGPSDPVADFLLLLQTKESILNDALRLNEQLGQRKVELEGAREALLAEVEERKRAEEALRATNEELLQKLDTIEEQRRALVRLSTPSLHVWEGVVALPLVGRLDEERSSRLCEALLAAVTRGGARVAIVDLTGVDAVAEGAVERLLDAVRAVELVGGRCLISGVSPLLARALLEAGADVLRVPFFASLRAGLAQVLAERRRRAAF from the coding sequence ATGGAGCAGGGAGTGAGTGGCGCGCTGCGCCTCGAGGCGCTCTCGGCGCTCTTCCCCTTTCACGTCGCCGCCGATCTCGAGCTGCGCATCTGCAGCGTCGGGCCCTCTCTCGCCAAGATCTGCCCGAGCGTCGCCCCCGAGCGACACGCGGCCGAGTGCCTGCGCCTCGTGCGGCCGCGGGTGCCGCTCGAGATCGCGCACTTGCAGGGCAAGCCGCGGGGGCTCGTGCTGATCGAGACGCTCGCCGAGCGCGTCGCGCTGCGGGGTCAGATCGTGATCGACGAGCCGCAGGGCGTCGTGCTCTTCGCCGTCGCGCCGCGCGTGCTCGAGACGGCGGACATCGCGGCGCTCGGCCTGTCCTTGCACGACTTCGGCCCGAGCGATCCGGTGGCCGATTTCCTCCTGCTCTTGCAGACGAAGGAGTCGATCCTGAACGACGCGCTGCGCCTGAACGAGCAGCTCGGCCAGCGAAAGGTCGAGCTCGAGGGCGCGCGCGAGGCGCTGCTCGCGGAGGTGGAGGAGCGCAAGCGCGCCGAGGAGGCATTGCGCGCGACGAACGAGGAGCTTTTGCAGAAGCTCGACACCATCGAAGAGCAGCGGCGCGCCCTCGTGCGGCTGTCGACGCCGAGCCTGCACGTGTGGGAGGGCGTGGTCGCGCTGCCGCTCGTGGGCAGGCTCGACGAGGAGCGCTCGTCCCGGCTCTGCGAGGCGCTGCTCGCGGCCGTGACCCGGGGCGGGGCGCGCGTGGCCATCGTGGATCTGACGGGGGTCGACGCGGTCGCCGAGGGCGCGGTGGAGCGGCTGCTCGACGCGGTGCGCGCGGTCGAGCTCGTCGGGGGTCGCTGCTTGATCTCGGGGGTCTCGCCGCTGCTCGCGCGGGCGCTGCTCGAGGCGGGAGCGGATGTCCTGCGCGTGCCCTTCTTCGCGAGCCTGCGCGCCGGATTGGCCCAGGTCCTCGCCGAGCGGCGGAGGCGGGCGGCGTTCTGA
- a CDS encoding heme NO-binding domain-containing protein — translation MYGLVNKAIQELICQNHGQPTWDRIRETAGVPVESFVSMQAYPDEVTYALVGAASRELGLPVPALLEAFGQHWVHYTGKAGYGEIMRLAGTSFVEFLQELDNMHGRVAMSFPQLRPPSFECTDITPCSVRLHYFSTREGLAPMVLGLVRGLGELFAVRDLVIEHVVRREDGADHDELAIRWSRE, via the coding sequence ATGTACGGACTCGTCAACAAGGCCATCCAGGAGCTGATTTGCCAAAACCACGGGCAGCCGACCTGGGATCGGATCCGCGAGACAGCGGGCGTCCCGGTCGAGTCCTTCGTCAGCATGCAGGCGTACCCCGACGAGGTGACGTACGCGCTCGTCGGCGCCGCGAGCCGTGAGCTCGGGCTGCCCGTCCCCGCGCTGCTCGAGGCCTTCGGCCAGCACTGGGTCCACTACACGGGCAAGGCCGGCTACGGCGAGATCATGCGCCTCGCGGGGACCTCGTTCGTGGAGTTCCTGCAGGAGCTCGACAACATGCACGGCCGCGTGGCCATGAGCTTCCCCCAGCTCCGGCCGCCGTCGTTCGAGTGCACCGACATCACGCCATGCTCGGTCCGGCTACATTACTTCTCGACCCGCGAGGGGCTCGCGCCCATGGTGCTCGGGCTCGTGCGCGGGCTCGGCGAGCTGTTCGCGGTGAGGGACCTCGTCATCGAGCACGTCGTGCGCCGCGAGGACGGCGCCGACCACGACGAGCTCGCCATCCGATGGAGCAGGGAGTGA
- a CDS encoding ferritin-like domain-containing protein, whose translation MFDTSRLTRFLPRRMQAQIDAYFEALDVLFAVRDPKVLGALGPSGVRGLVLHRGKQGIPTLVPATHKAHFDWTYPSDQPEMADLYRRAKTGQWDGDSLSWETSVDPLDPERYLIPDDFFSFAALEECGVKLDAREKLKFKHSMCAWMLSQFLHGEQGALYAAAQVTEAVQFFDGKLYGATQVMDEGRHVEVFNRYLDTKLEKLYQVNDNLFVIIDSLMTDGRWDMKFLGMQIMVEGLALGAFGTLYKLTKEPLLRQLLKMVIQDEARHVHYGVCALREHFTKHITERERQEREDWAFEVALLMRNRFAAYEVYEEWFEGIMTRADWRRGVYASPGMEEFRTVMFSRLVPNLREIGLLTPRIMPRYEEHGLMKYFGGLAADKLTAEKLIADLN comes from the coding sequence ATGTTCGACACGAGCCGCCTCACCAGGTTCCTCCCGCGCAGGATGCAGGCCCAGATCGACGCCTATTTCGAGGCCCTCGACGTCCTCTTCGCGGTCCGCGATCCCAAGGTGCTCGGCGCGCTCGGCCCCTCGGGGGTGCGCGGGCTCGTCCTGCACCGGGGCAAGCAGGGCATCCCCACCCTGGTGCCCGCCACGCACAAGGCGCATTTCGACTGGACTTACCCGAGCGACCAGCCCGAAATGGCCGACCTCTACCGCCGCGCCAAGACAGGTCAATGGGACGGCGACTCGCTCTCCTGGGAGACGAGCGTCGACCCGCTCGACCCCGAGCGCTATCTGATCCCCGACGATTTCTTCAGCTTCGCCGCGCTCGAGGAGTGCGGGGTCAAGCTCGACGCGCGCGAGAAGCTCAAGTTCAAGCACAGCATGTGCGCGTGGATGCTCAGCCAGTTCTTGCACGGCGAGCAGGGCGCGCTCTACGCCGCCGCGCAGGTCACCGAGGCCGTGCAGTTCTTCGACGGCAAGCTCTACGGCGCCACGCAGGTGATGGACGAGGGCCGCCACGTCGAGGTCTTCAACCGCTACCTCGATACCAAGCTGGAGAAGCTCTACCAGGTGAACGACAACCTCTTCGTGATCATCGACTCGCTGATGACCGACGGCCGGTGGGACATGAAGTTCCTCGGCATGCAGATCATGGTCGAGGGCCTCGCGCTCGGCGCGTTCGGCACGCTCTACAAGCTCACGAAAGAGCCGCTCCTCCGGCAGCTCCTCAAGATGGTCATCCAGGACGAGGCGCGGCACGTCCATTACGGCGTCTGCGCGCTGCGCGAGCATTTCACCAAGCACATCACCGAGCGCGAGCGGCAGGAGCGCGAGGACTGGGCCTTCGAGGTGGCGCTGCTCATGCGCAACCGCTTCGCCGCCTACGAGGTGTACGAGGAGTGGTTCGAGGGCATCATGACGCGCGCCGACTGGCGCCGCGGCGTCTACGCCTCGCCCGGCATGGAGGAGTTCCGCACGGTGATGTTCAGCCGCCTCGTGCCCAACCTGCGCGAGATCGGCCTGCTCACGCCCCGCATCATGCCCCGCTACGAGGAGCACGGCCTCATGAAATATTTCGGCGGGCTTGCAGCCGACAAACTGACCGCCGAGAAGCTCATCGCCGATCTCAACTGA
- a CDS encoding MerR family transcriptional regulator, translating into MTELALPGEGAGVDRAAYPYRMKDLCERTGLPRQVIHFYIQQGLVPEGKKTGRNMAYYGEAHLERIRLVRRLQHERFLPLRAIKALIEERDEAFSPAQRQFMAELKAHLSPAISARAERPATVDAAELVTRLGITRTDLDELVAMGLVAAAEEHEAGRGARLVVSSDHQWILEILASLRQAGFTDEAGFSARDLAVFEEAVSALFSREAKILAEKLLRLPPQKAASMIEQALPLINTFLVRYHETLAQSFLATL; encoded by the coding sequence GTGACCGAGCTCGCCCTCCCAGGCGAAGGCGCCGGCGTCGACCGGGCGGCCTATCCCTACCGCATGAAGGACCTCTGCGAGCGCACGGGTTTGCCGCGCCAGGTCATTCATTTCTACATCCAGCAGGGCCTCGTCCCCGAGGGCAAGAAGACGGGCCGCAACATGGCCTATTATGGCGAGGCGCACCTCGAGCGCATCCGGCTCGTCCGCAGGCTCCAGCACGAGCGCTTCTTGCCCCTGCGGGCCATCAAGGCCCTCATCGAGGAGCGGGACGAGGCCTTCAGCCCCGCCCAGCGGCAATTCATGGCGGAGCTGAAGGCGCACCTGAGCCCCGCCATCAGCGCGCGCGCGGAGCGGCCTGCGACGGTCGACGCCGCCGAGCTCGTCACGCGGCTCGGAATCACGCGGACCGACCTCGACGAGCTGGTCGCGATGGGCCTCGTCGCCGCCGCCGAGGAGCACGAAGCCGGCCGCGGCGCGCGCCTCGTGGTCTCGAGCGACCACCAGTGGATCCTCGAGATCCTGGCCTCGCTGCGCCAGGCGGGCTTCACCGACGAGGCGGGCTTTTCGGCGCGCGATCTCGCCGTGTTCGAGGAGGCCGTGAGCGCGCTCTTCTCGCGCGAGGCGAAGATCCTCGCCGAGAAGCTCTTGCGCCTGCCGCCGCAGAAGGCCGCCTCGATGATCGAGCAGGCCTTGCCGCTCATCAATACCTTCCTCGTACGATATCACGAGACGCTCGCCCAGAGCTTCCTGGCCACGCTCTAG
- a CDS encoding ferredoxin--NADP reductase, translating into MTSLLARLDTIRRDLRTIAADLTGRDRPPPFTLRGPSARHLLASATMAPSARALLAPRPLRITRVERETHDCVSIHLADPQNRRIVFVPGQFFTVLVTVSGGEVLRRAYSISSAPDGDGAAAEVTITVKRLAGGRASNHLNDHAREGELLEVLGPSGNFTTAPDIDLRRHVVLVGGGSGITPLMSIARALLAREPMSHVSLVYGNRREENIVFRAAIDALAAEHPARFTRRFVLDEPPPGWTGGEGMLDRDNLDRELSALPQPPELGPDGTEYYVCGPEGMMAAAREALLGRGVPTSRIREERFSAPARRTTPVAPDAPQPVTIRIGDAERKVLALAGQTLLEAGLAGSLPMPYSCGMGGCGACKVKLVSGSVASEEPNCLRDEERGEGFVLACVSRATSPCALEIP; encoded by the coding sequence GTGACCTCCTTGCTCGCTCGCCTGGATACGATCCGGCGTGATTTGCGCACGATCGCCGCCGATCTCACCGGCCGCGACCGCCCGCCGCCGTTCACCCTGCGCGGGCCCTCCGCGCGACACCTGCTCGCCTCGGCCACCATGGCCCCCTCCGCGCGCGCGCTGCTCGCCCCGCGCCCGCTGCGGATCACGCGCGTCGAACGCGAGACACACGATTGCGTCTCGATTCACCTCGCGGATCCACAAAATCGCCGCATCGTTTTCGTACCAGGACAGTTCTTCACCGTGCTCGTCACGGTCTCCGGCGGCGAGGTGCTGCGCCGCGCCTATTCGATATCGAGCGCCCCCGACGGCGACGGCGCCGCGGCCGAGGTCACCATCACGGTCAAGCGCCTCGCGGGCGGCCGCGCCTCCAATCACCTGAACGACCACGCCCGCGAGGGCGAATTGCTCGAGGTCCTCGGACCGTCGGGGAATTTCACGACCGCGCCCGATATCGATCTGCGCCGCCACGTCGTGCTCGTCGGCGGAGGCAGCGGCATCACGCCGCTCATGTCGATCGCCCGCGCACTCCTTGCCCGCGAGCCCATGTCCCACGTCTCGCTCGTGTACGGAAACCGCCGCGAGGAGAACATCGTCTTCCGCGCCGCCATCGACGCGCTCGCCGCCGAGCACCCCGCTCGCTTCACCCGCCGCTTCGTGCTCGACGAGCCCCCGCCCGGCTGGACGGGCGGCGAGGGAATGCTCGATCGCGACAACCTCGACCGCGAGCTGTCCGCCCTGCCCCAGCCGCCCGAGCTCGGCCCCGACGGGACCGAATACTACGTCTGCGGCCCGGAGGGCATGATGGCCGCCGCGCGCGAGGCGCTCCTCGGCCGCGGCGTGCCCACCTCCCGCATTCGCGAGGAGCGATTCTCCGCCCCCGCGCGCCGCACGACCCCCGTCGCCCCCGACGCGCCCCAGCCCGTCACGATCCGCATCGGAGACGCCGAGCGCAAGGTGCTCGCCCTCGCCGGACAGACCCTGCTGGAGGCCGGCCTCGCGGGCTCGTTGCCGATGCCGTATTCGTGCGGCATGGGCGGCTGCGGCGCGTGCAAGGTGAAGCTCGTGTCGGGGAGCGTGGCGAGCGAGGAGCCGAATTGCCTGCGCGACGAGGAGCGCGGCGAGGGCTTCGTGCTCGCGTGCGTCTCGCGGGCGACCTCGCCCTGCGCGCTGGAGATCCCGTGA
- a CDS encoding DUF488 domain-containing protein — translation MSEPREIGLRVRHANEPPSPNDGYRVLVDRLWPRGHSKEDLQLDAWEKDLAPSDALRRWFGHDADRWQEFVRRYREELSAPNADARLDDLARRASIGPVTLVYAAQDPAHNNALVLLQAILPRLMDAFAEPPRRAA, via the coding sequence ATGTCCGAGCCTCGGGAGATCGGCCTTCGCGTCAGGCACGCCAACGAGCCGCCGTCCCCCAACGACGGCTACCGCGTCCTCGTCGATCGGCTCTGGCCGCGTGGCCACAGCAAGGAGGACCTTCAGCTCGACGCCTGGGAGAAAGACCTCGCGCCGAGCGACGCGCTGCGTCGCTGGTTCGGCCACGACGCGGACCGCTGGCAGGAGTTTGTCCGTCGCTATCGGGAAGAGCTGTCCGCCCCGAACGCCGACGCGCGGCTCGACGACCTCGCCCGACGCGCCTCGATCGGCCCGGTGACGCTGGTCTACGCCGCGCAGGACCCCGCGCACAACAACGCCTTGGTGCTGCTCCAGGCGATCTTGCCGCGCCTGATGGACGCCTTCGCAGAGCCGCCGCGTCGCGCTGCGTGA
- a CDS encoding VOC family protein yields the protein MGIDESYLMPAYVKLLVNDAARAAAFYEALGFTRIHQDPVFVHLRWARYADVFLVAMPQAVSLPGARGVGVLLCFHAGDVSLETIATRAAAQGATTDGPRDQPWHTRELLVTDPEGYRLTFVEPTPQFIA from the coding sequence ATGGGCATTGACGAATCCTACCTCATGCCAGCGTACGTGAAGCTCCTCGTCAACGACGCGGCGCGCGCGGCCGCATTCTACGAGGCCCTGGGCTTCACCCGCATCCACCAGGATCCGGTCTTCGTGCACCTGCGCTGGGCGCGCTACGCCGACGTCTTCCTGGTCGCGATGCCCCAGGCGGTGAGCCTGCCCGGCGCGCGCGGCGTGGGCGTGCTGCTCTGCTTCCACGCCGGCGACGTCTCGCTCGAGACCATCGCGACGCGCGCGGCGGCCCAGGGCGCGACGACGGACGGGCCCCGCGATCAGCCGTGGCATACCCGCGAGCTGCTCGTCACCGATCCCGAGGGCTATCGCCTCACGTTCGTCGAGCCGACCCCGCAGTTCATTGCCTGA
- a CDS encoding M20/M25/M40 family metallo-hydrolase, translating into MNDQRPFSRALVALLLLFVVVFVVLSVRPPEVAPASSPPDTFSAARASAHIARLAAAPRPPGTPGHEAARALILAELARLEIPAEVQRTSALSTRWGVPYDAARVENIVGRLRGRGDGKALALIAHYDSVPNGPGAGDDASGVATLLETARALREGGPALKNDVIFLFTDAEEAGVLGGRAFVAESPVFRDIALALNFDARGAGGPAALIETSPEGGWLVRQLADAAPHPIASSIFPEVSRRLGHETDLRPFLLEGVAGLNFAFADAASHYHAPSDDLDHLDLRSVQHLGSQALALARRFGEADLGATRAPDAVYFNLPGGPLLVYPRGWALPLAAALAALFALVARASVRAGRARPARILAGLGALAAPLVLAPALAFGLVHGLRRLFPALGVLRGDPHDPALFRIALVLFGLSAAVGAYRFFRERLSADEVALGAALLWLVICGATSGLLPGASYAFAWPLAFHLLALLVAIRRPSASPLPLVASTAAATVALAITMPLPYLFFIALGLPRAAPAVALVVLIALLLAPQMELFGAARSAKPALGLLAASAGAFVLALATSSFSASAPRPTSLAYALDGGSGKAAWITTEVRLDSWTAAHFIDEPPAAPSFTLPGQVTITRESPAPPLDLAPPRIELLEDTTRDGRRTLRMRLGSARGAPFALVWVASETEILGAAVDGRRVDEKGGFRSTGAEPWGFTFNGLPAGGIEWSLEVRPGAPVALRVVDRSYALPASLLRAERPADRMAMPFRIADSTFVAADFRY; encoded by the coding sequence ATGAACGATCAACGCCCGTTCTCGCGCGCCCTCGTCGCGCTGCTGCTGCTTTTCGTCGTCGTCTTCGTCGTGCTCTCCGTTCGCCCTCCCGAGGTAGCGCCTGCCTCCTCCCCGCCCGATACGTTCTCCGCCGCGCGCGCCTCGGCCCACATCGCGCGCCTCGCCGCCGCGCCAAGGCCTCCCGGCACGCCGGGGCACGAGGCCGCGCGCGCGCTCATCCTCGCCGAGCTCGCGCGGCTCGAAATCCCCGCCGAGGTCCAGCGCACGTCGGCCCTGAGCACCCGCTGGGGCGTCCCCTACGACGCCGCGCGCGTCGAGAACATCGTCGGGCGCCTGCGAGGACGCGGCGACGGAAAGGCGCTCGCGTTGATTGCCCATTACGACTCGGTGCCCAACGGCCCCGGCGCGGGCGACGACGCGAGCGGCGTGGCCACCCTGCTCGAGACCGCGCGCGCCTTGCGCGAGGGCGGCCCCGCGCTGAAGAACGACGTGATCTTCCTCTTCACCGACGCCGAGGAGGCCGGCGTGCTCGGAGGCCGCGCGTTCGTCGCCGAGAGCCCGGTTTTCCGCGACATCGCCCTCGCCCTCAATTTCGACGCCCGGGGCGCGGGCGGGCCTGCCGCGCTGATCGAGACGAGCCCGGAGGGCGGCTGGCTCGTCCGGCAGCTCGCCGACGCCGCGCCCCACCCGATCGCGTCCTCGATCTTCCCGGAGGTCTCGCGGCGCCTGGGCCACGAGACCGATCTGCGGCCGTTTCTGCTCGAGGGCGTGGCAGGGCTCAACTTCGCCTTCGCCGACGCAGCCTCCCATTACCACGCGCCTTCGGACGACCTCGACCACCTCGATCTGCGCAGCGTCCAGCACCTCGGCAGCCAGGCCCTGGCGCTCGCGCGGCGCTTCGGCGAGGCGGATCTCGGCGCCACGCGGGCTCCCGACGCGGTGTATTTCAATCTGCCCGGCGGCCCATTGCTCGTTTACCCGCGAGGGTGGGCCTTGCCGCTCGCGGCCGCCCTCGCGGCCCTCTTCGCGCTCGTCGCGCGCGCCTCCGTCCGCGCCGGGAGGGCGCGCCCCGCCCGGATCCTCGCAGGGCTCGGGGCCCTCGCCGCCCCGCTCGTCCTCGCCCCGGCCCTGGCGTTCGGCCTCGTTCACGGGCTCCGGCGGCTCTTTCCCGCCCTCGGCGTCCTGCGCGGCGATCCGCACGATCCGGCGCTCTTCCGCATAGCGCTCGTCCTCTTCGGGCTCTCGGCCGCGGTGGGCGCATATCGGTTTTTCCGGGAACGCCTCTCGGCCGACGAGGTGGCCCTCGGCGCCGCGCTCCTCTGGCTCGTGATCTGCGGCGCGACGAGCGGGCTCTTGCCAGGCGCGAGCTATGCCTTCGCGTGGCCCCTCGCCTTTCATTTGCTCGCCCTCCTCGTCGCCATTCGCCGCCCCTCGGCCTCGCCCCTGCCCCTCGTCGCATCCACCGCTGCGGCGACCGTCGCGCTCGCGATCACGATGCCATTGCCTTACCTCTTCTTCATCGCGCTCGGCCTGCCGCGCGCCGCGCCGGCCGTGGCCCTCGTCGTGCTGATCGCGCTCCTCCTCGCCCCCCAGATGGAGCTGTTCGGGGCCGCGCGATCGGCAAAGCCCGCGCTCGGCCTGCTCGCCGCCTCGGCGGGGGCGTTCGTCCTCGCGCTGGCAACGTCGAGCTTCTCCGCGTCCGCGCCGCGCCCGACGTCGCTCGCCTATGCGCTTGATGGGGGCTCCGGGAAGGCTGCGTGGATCACGACCGAGGTGCGCCTCGATTCGTGGACGGCTGCGCATTTCATTGACGAGCCCCCCGCCGCGCCCTCGTTCACGCTCCCCGGGCAGGTCACGATCACCCGCGAGAGCCCCGCGCCGCCGCTCGATCTCGCCCCGCCTCGCATCGAGTTGCTCGAGGACACGACCCGGGACGGGCGTCGCACCCTGCGCATGCGCCTCGGCTCGGCGAGGGGCGCGCCCTTCGCGCTCGTCTGGGTCGCATCGGAGACCGAGATCCTCGGGGCCGCGGTGGACGGCCGGCGCGTGGACGAAAAGGGCGGCTTCCGCTCCACGGGCGCCGAGCCCTGGGGTTTCACGTTCAATGGTTTGCCCGCCGGGGGCATCGAATGGTCGCTCGAGGTCCGTCCCGGCGCGCCCGTCGCCCTGCGCGTCGTCGATCGCTCCTACGCGCTGCCCGCTTCCCTGCTGCGCGCGGAGCGCCCGGCGGACCGGATGGCCATGCCGTTCCGCATCGCCGACTCCACGTTCGTCGCGGCGGATTTCCGCTATTGA
- a CDS encoding PD40 domain-containing protein: MRLLRSSRASFALLATVVLAACTAAACAATGDPRATGGSGSSETTTGTPTGQTLAIAPADHVLALGEGKPAFIDYKVLLVEPDGAEKDVTDEAELFSGDLLLGTFVGTQFQSTGVPGKTTVKAKARGLTAETSLEVRKENIILAPGAPADAPTKFGGAEDPARAPGVVYPADGVMVPPNMNVLEFHFTPGAGNDLFELSFSSSTVDIKVYLPCSPLGAGCAYTPDAEVWKLVAEAGRGADPITYKLRGTSAGAAGTVGSAAPQTISFAEEDIVGGVYYWNAGAGATVRYEFGVSGQTAEMYMNAATAGAMQCVGCHVLSRDGSRIAVGLDIPAPSVFKVYDVAKKSQYFQQGSLFGGGGANFFSFSPENAQIATSNGLWIDLKNADTGATITEKLVPVGAMPDFSPDGKRLVYARPAQPPPCVGGFCGATGVSQASLEYLTFVGGAWSAPTPLVPFAGQNNYYPSFSPDGGWVIFNRSNLQDSYDAQDAELWVVQAAPNSTPIKLAKASTGGDSWPKWAPDVQMYKSGSLMWLTFSSRRAYGLRLGAGQQAQIWMTAFDPAKAKLGEDPSYPGFWLPFQDIGSGNHIAQWVTKVDRKPCTMDGECEGSEKCVEGLCKPILK, from the coding sequence ATGAGACTCCTCCGCTCCTCCCGCGCTTCGTTCGCCCTGCTCGCAACGGTCGTCCTCGCCGCGTGTACCGCGGCCGCCTGCGCCGCCACCGGGGATCCCCGGGCCACCGGCGGCAGCGGCAGCAGCGAGACGACGACCGGCACGCCCACCGGGCAAACCCTCGCCATCGCGCCCGCCGATCACGTCCTCGCGCTCGGCGAGGGCAAGCCGGCGTTCATCGATTACAAGGTGCTGCTCGTCGAGCCCGACGGCGCGGAGAAGGACGTCACCGACGAGGCGGAGCTGTTCTCGGGTGATCTTTTGCTCGGCACGTTCGTCGGGACGCAGTTCCAGTCGACCGGGGTGCCGGGCAAGACGACGGTGAAGGCGAAGGCGCGGGGCCTGACGGCGGAGACCTCGCTCGAGGTTCGCAAGGAGAACATCATCCTCGCGCCGGGCGCGCCCGCGGATGCGCCCACCAAATTCGGCGGCGCCGAGGATCCGGCCCGCGCGCCCGGGGTCGTCTATCCGGCGGACGGCGTCATGGTGCCGCCGAACATGAACGTGCTCGAATTCCATTTCACGCCCGGAGCGGGCAACGATCTCTTCGAGCTTTCGTTCTCGTCGAGCACGGTCGACATCAAGGTCTATCTCCCCTGCTCGCCGCTCGGCGCGGGGTGCGCATACACGCCGGACGCCGAGGTCTGGAAGCTCGTGGCGGAGGCAGGGCGCGGGGCCGATCCGATCACGTACAAGCTCCGCGGCACGAGCGCGGGCGCGGCGGGCACGGTGGGCTCGGCGGCGCCGCAGACGATCTCGTTCGCCGAGGAGGACATCGTGGGCGGCGTTTACTACTGGAATGCCGGCGCAGGCGCCACCGTGCGCTACGAGTTCGGTGTTTCTGGACAGACCGCCGAGATGTACATGAACGCCGCCACCGCGGGCGCCATGCAATGCGTGGGCTGCCACGTGCTCTCCCGCGACGGATCGCGCATCGCGGTCGGCCTCGACATTCCCGCACCTTCGGTCTTCAAGGTCTACGACGTCGCGAAGAAGTCGCAATACTTCCAGCAGGGCTCGCTCTTCGGCGGCGGCGGGGCGAATTTCTTCTCGTTCTCGCCGGAGAACGCGCAGATCGCGACCTCGAACGGCCTGTGGATCGATCTCAAGAATGCCGACACGGGCGCCACGATCACCGAAAAGCTCGTGCCGGTGGGGGCGATGCCGGACTTTTCGCCTGACGGAAAGCGGCTCGTCTACGCGCGCCCCGCCCAGCCGCCGCCCTGCGTCGGCGGCTTCTGCGGCGCCACGGGCGTGAGCCAGGCCTCGCTCGAATACCTGACGTTCGTGGGCGGAGCGTGGAGCGCGCCCACGCCGCTCGTGCCGTTCGCGGGGCAGAACAACTACTATCCCTCGTTCTCGCCCGACGGGGGCTGGGTGATCTTCAATCGCTCGAACCTTCAGGACTCGTACGACGCGCAGGACGCCGAGCTGTGGGTCGTGCAAGCCGCGCCGAACAGCACGCCCATCAAGCTCGCCAAGGCGTCGACGGGGGGCGACTCGTGGCCGAAATGGGCGCCAGACGTGCAGATGTACAAGTCGGGCTCGCTCATGTGGCTGACGTTCTCGAGCCGCCGCGCGTACGGCTTGCGGCTCGGCGCGGGCCAGCAGGCGCAGATCTGGATGACCGCGTTCGACCCGGCCAAGGCCAAGCTCGGCGAGGATCCGAGCTATCCGGGCTTCTGGTTGCCGTTCCAGGACATCGGGAGCGGCAACCACATCGCGCAATGGGTGACCAAGGTGGACCGCAAGCCGTGCACGATGGATGGCGAGTGCGAGGGGAGCGAGAAATGCGTCGAGGGGCTCTGCAAGCCCATCCTGAAGTGA